The window TGTCCACTTGACGCTGAGTGGATTTATGGCAAAGCTGGAAAGTGTTCAAAAGAACATGTCAGTCAGATCCTGCTTTTCGGGTCCAGTAACTTTAGTTAGTTTTTCTATTCCACTGAGCTCTGCTATTCACTGTTAGCAAACTGCATTAAAATACACTTTAACAGACAAACCCGAGTGTCAGTACCTCAGGTTTAACTGGTTCCAGGAACTCCAGGCTAAACCTGTATTCATTCTCTCCTTTTGCACCATGACCTTGTGCTGCGAACCAACAGTAaaactttattattttatgCAGTAGGAAGGACATTCTGGAATTGCTGTCTGATGAAGAGCATTAATTATTTGGAATTGCCTCTGGTCATATCATCACTCCACTAATGTGAACACCAACCACTGAATTGAAGTGTGTTGTTTTCTTGCAGGCTGATGTCAAGATTCTGTAAAACATAAAGGTAGCCATCAAAAACAACCTCAACAGCATcccaaaacagacaaacactgtCTCACAAACTTTATCCAGACTAGATAATTAACCCAACTCAGATTTCGACCTCTTTGCAGCTATTTCGTCTGTCCCGAGAGAACTTAACAAAAATTACCAATGTTTTCTTAAGAGTATCTTTGCAAAGCTGCGTGCAAGGCAACAGATGCTCTTCAGAGAATTCAACCCCCTACAATGCAAGCTAAACAAGAGCCAGAGCAGCATTTAACAGgtcatacatttttaattatacATTTGCTCAACAGATGCTGGATGGGATGGAGAtgtcaggaggaagaggatctgGATTACATTCTGCAGACTCAGTACAATGATGATTGAAGACGTTAGAGGCAGCGGTGTTTAAAACCaatcaaaattttaaaaatattaatgtcGATACAAAACAACATTAGAGACGTGAGTATTAACTTTCGGACGTTTACACCGTCATAAGAACGCTAAATTACCACATGCATATATATTTCGAATCCATTATATCTTAAATCCTTAGCGTCACTTAGCTAACTGCTAGGCTAAGAAGCAAGAGAAAACCTATGCAGGCAAAAGTTACAAAAGGATAACAAAAAACACCATGTTTATATAATGTACAGTGTAAGTAGACGCCGGGTGGAGGTGGCCCGTCCTACCTTGGCATCGCTCAGTTCCACCCGGAGGTAAATCTCTCCGTGCCGCTGAGCCCAGTAAACGTGGGGCGTGAGGAGCTGCATGGTCACTGCCTGATTTATACTGTCTTTGTGGCATCAAATAATGGAAAactatttaaattaaaaccgCAAAGTCCTCATCTGGGACCGGAACAACGTCCTCATATCAGTAAGAACTTCCggcagatgatggaggagacTTCCGGGAGACGCCGATGCCAAAATAAGAGGCCTACGCCGATTTGAGGCACAGTAgtttctatatatatatattaaaaaatgttatttaatCTTATGAAGCTTACAAAAAAGTTTAATCAAGTCCCGGACTTCAGTAAAAATTGTTGTACTTTACGTGTCGCTCACATACCTCAGCGACTTCTATATAGTTTTTTAAACTTCCAATATTGGGAGAAATATATTAAAAACACTATTGCTGAACATCGAAACCGACTTTAATAATGTAAAACCCATTGTTTCTTTTACCTTTATAAACAGCAATTTTAAAAAGCCCGAATTGTGATCTATTTGGATGAAATGTTCCTTTAGCATAGACATATAGAATACAAAATAGATTTAAACTCTGTCATAGACTATTCATTTTCAGTTATAAGCAATCGCAATACAATGTAATAAAAGCACTGTTTGGCAAaagcaaatgcatttaaaatacaacttttacacacatataggaaaaaaagacaaactatAAATTGTCCAGTATGATTTTAATTTGTGTTGCTTCTTCATGTCAACCAGAAGAGGGCGCTATGACTCAGGGATCAGATAATTGACAGTGCTATGTCTAATAAAcattcataaaataaataaaattaaaatataataaataattccTTTACCCACAAAATCATCTATTTttatatctttttaaaaagcGAGATGAATTaaattagatttatttaaaaatttcACAGCATGAGTAACATTATTATTGACACTTGATTATTTAATTCTTTAATTTTAGAATAGCTGCTGCGCGTAATGCCCCACTTTTAAAATAACCATCCTTATGTCTTAAAGGTGCTTATGGTTACATTTATTATTGCGGTACAGATTTAATTGGCAGTAAAGATTGCAGTACAAACTTAACTTCCAGATTTaaatcagcttttatttttcacttttaataatttttttccaaaatttcGATCGCTTTTATATAGAGTATGGCCACAACACTCCTCTAGAGAGGGAATTGCTGTGTCAATTTAGTTCACTCAAGTTTAAACGCATAAAAAGCACCCTTATACAAAGAAGTGTAGATTTTAGTGCAGGCATACAAATATATGAATATACAGCTATTGTTTAGATGACCCAACTTGGATGAGAATATACACAAAGATATTCATAACGCATTATATAAATTACGACTTTACATGAACGCATCACGTAAAACTTCCCGGTTATGATGTTTTCATGTTCGGCCGTTCTCAGTTTAAAAAACAGCACAGAGTTCCAGCATTATAACATGAAAACTCTGcatggttttgtttgtttgttgttgttttttagacATAATTATACCCAGCATTTAATGTACACCTCAGTAACGCCCCCTTGGTGCCCCTGTTCGGTTCCAAAGTACAGGAAGGATCGTGGTCTCCAGGTTTGGTGCAATAAGTGACAGTTCTTCAGGCCAGAGGTCATTTTCCGACCATTCAAACATCGATATCACCTGCAAGTCTTGCTCATTTGCAGGAGATCGGCGAGAGAAATATCACAGATTTTTGATTTAAAGACGCGGAGGTTCTACTTCAGGAACAGCGATGAATCGGAAAGTACAACTATCCGAGGAGACCTCGTCACAGAATAACACTGTAGACAAAAGAAACCGGGGCAAAATCATTCAGGTTGTCTACATTATCGCTGCTTTGGATATTACATGGATGTTTCTGCAGTTTTCGATCACCCCCGTAAGTATCCCTGCCATCTCGAAACAGGAAGCCGAGATTTCCGTGCATGCAGTGAACTTGATATTTTTTCTTTACGTAATTAAACGTAAATAAACgtaattccattttatttacaaCAGCGAACGTGTTTTGAGTTCTGCATCATTTGTAAAAACGATGACGCTTTTGATTAATGATGGCTTCCCACGTCTCTCCTAAACTCGTGAAAGTGTGTTCAGTAATCAAACTAAAAGAAgtaattttattaaaatggaaCTCGCGTCGGTGAAAAATCGTGCAAACTATTAACAGGTGCTTTTATCTGACATTATACTGGTTATCATTGTCATATTTGCAATGTCATCTCGCGGTGTGTTACGTAATGGTCAAGTTATGTTTTCCAGTCTGAAAGTATAATCTGTTGAAACTTCGTCTTCTAAATACTGTACACAGTACGTAATTGCATGGATTTAAGGTATGGGAAATATACCGAAACAGCAGTCACACATCTGGCACACACATATCTGTCATTATGGGGCTTCGATTCTTCCAAGGTCACAAAATGACTAAAAAGATCATTTAGgatgtttaaatgttattttcatgCTTAAAAAGGCTGTTTATAGctataaaacaacataaatgaCTACTTAACTGCAGTTAGGTGCAAATGTCCTTTCATGGCTACTGTAGAAACAAGGAGGCGTGTTTGTCTGGCacccatgggggggggggggcgcctcTGTGTTCATCACAATAATTGCTCAGACCTGAGTGTGTTCAAAAGTATGAAAATATTGTATAAATCTTGATCTCCATGTTGTTAATAAGGCTGGTTCTCATCTGTAGCAAATCACAATGTTCCGTCACGTTAAACTCTCACTTCTGGTGTTAGAAATACCAGACGATAGTTTGTAGAAGTTTCTTTCAGTCGTGACTCAGTGAAATGTTTTTACTCCCTGAATATGATGCGTGTCTCTACACCCTAAACCACTGAAAGCATCACGTTGAGGCAAAGGTCGTGACCTCACAAAACACCTTTATCGCTACGCTAATGACCGGAGTTCAGATAAGTTAAGGTGAAAAATCGAGGCAAAAATTCATGTCTGACATACAAAGCCTCCACCTTCCTCAAATACAGCCAAAGGTCGCGCCGATGCCACGATTACGTCATACCTTCTGTTACCTGTATGATATTGTATGTCTTGCTTTTGTTGTGGTTTCCAGTATTTGGCGAAGAAACTGGGCTTCGACACCTTGTGGTTTGGTTACTTGCAGACCATGGTGGGCTTCTGCCAGCTGTTCGGGGGTCCTCTGTTTGGAAGGTGAGGCGGGGGGGTTCCATTTTCGTCCattaaatctaaataaataaatggttaAATTGTGATGTCATCGTTTTTCCCGCCAGGTTTGGAGATCTGTTTGGAGCCCGCACGGCTCTGAGCGTGGCGtgttcttcctctgtggttttcttcctgctgctcgCCGCCGCCAACCATCCCGCCATGTTGTTTATTCACAAACTGCCCACGCTCCTCATGCACATCATACCTAGTGAGCACCTGAGCGCCTTCAATGTAGAGTCAGCTCAAAGGGCACCTGGACAGTCcagttttccctctttcccaGGTTAAATTCATTTCTTGTAGCTTCTCAGATGGTCGTCACCGACCTGTCGGAACCGGATAAGAGAGCGGACGCTTTGTCCAAGCTGGGTCTATGTTTTGGGGTCGGTATGATTGCCGGGTCCACTCTGGGAGGCCATCTCAACACTCGTTACGGGTGAGCGCGACCGCTTGTGTTTGAATGTCCCGGCCTCGTCTTGCCCCACCTCCTGCTCGGTTCTGACTGCTAAAGCACTATTTTCTGGaatatttcctatttcccaggGAGAAAATCACCGCCTGCGTCGGTGCTGCAGGCAGCTTCTTCAGTCTCCTGCTGGTCTTGAAGTTCATCCccaaaaacaccaaagttcACGCTTCAACAGCCCCCGCCAACGGTGAGTCACGCCTCAGATACGCCAACAATGATTCGTGACGACCGTAAACCTTCCGCCTGAGGATGCAGAGGACACATCATCCAGATGTTGCGTTGGCCCGTCTGCTGACACTTGGGTCGAGTGATGATCCTTTTTATCTTTCCATGCTGCTCTGACGGCGAGCTAGCGTCTGCATTAGAGCCTGTACGCGAATAGAGAAAACACACTCTGCTCAGAATATAGGGCAAAACTTACTCCCTTTTTGGATCCGAACCACAAAAACTCTGAAAATAATCTTCaaaattttattttaactgcAAAATCCAGAAGCTTGATGGTGTAGTGGCGAATGTGAACCGATAGAGGGTGCCTTTGTGAAGCTAATAAGAACATAAGGGACTTTCAATTTCTCTGTCATTATGGAGTTATTTATATCTGACATAAAGCGCTTTTTAAGTGATCGTTTTTCTTCTGTAAATGTTCCTCAGACTGAGTTTAGGGTGAACGAGGCCTCTGCTAATGCTCATGTGCTAATCCGCGCGTGACTGACGGTGACAGTCACGCGCTGGTTTTGTGTTACACCAGCAGAGAAACGGCTGCAGATGTAACAGCAGAACAAGGTTCACTCAGGTAAAGGTAAGGTGGTGAAAAGTTAGTGGTCATAAATATCATCATAAATCACTGGCTGGAGCTTTGGGGAGGGAGGATTTGAACTCATTTCCATTCGCAAATTCCTCAGGATGCAGATTTTCTGTTGATAACTGTTGATATTCGTTGTTTATCTCTGTCTGTAGCAGGTTCCAACAAAAAGACGTCGATTTTCAGTGTGGATCAGATCACACGACTGATGAAGTTTCCCGGCGTGGCGCGGACTTTCATCGTGAAGATCGCAGTGAGTTTACCTTCAGGTGAGACGGAGTCGAACTAGCAAAACAATATGTACGTGACCTTTGGTTTCCTTTCATCTTCACTTTGAACGGTGCTTTTCTTGTTTCTTCTCAGGCATTTTCCAGGTCATGTTCTCCATCATAGCTCTGGAATTCTTCAAGCTGCAGCCAGAAGAGAACGGTTACTTGATGGCTTTCTTTGGCATCGTCCAGATGGTAAATACTGCTGGTGTTCAGCTCACCCATGTCAGATATTTGGGCTCGTATCGATATAATCCCAAGTTTTGTTCAGGTCATTCAGGGGGGCGTGATCGGTCGGATGACTGCGAGGTTCTCTGAGAGctcgctgctgcttctgtcgGTTGGGGTTTCTGCTTTGGTGGGACTGGgccaggtacacacacacacacacacacacacacacacacacatgcatgtacaAATATTGGATGTACCCTTGTAGCACAAAGATGTTTTTTGAGCAGCTAGCTAAACCCAATCACAAAATGAGGCCACCgtagaaatggaaaatgttCCTTTATAGTATAAAGGAAAGGAATGTTGAAGCCAACGATGATCTCATCGTGGGTGCAATTATCTTCAGTACCAGAAGGGGGAGACAAAGCTGCGAGTCGTGGTTCTGTAGGCTGCACCAGCATGTGAGTTAGCATAGTCTTCTAGTGCTGATAGAGAGAACTGTAGTCACATATGTACCAATGACCTGTTAGCATCCTCATATTTGTCTGGATGAGAGTGTTTTCAGTTTCATGGTCATCCTGTGGAAAGCATGTGATCCTCATCGTTCCTCTCACCACCAGAGTTAAGAGTGATGTGCTGCACTTCAGCCATGTGTTCTGTCACCTCCACAGGCTAATATGCAGACAGTGTTCCAGTTGTGTCTCACCATCATCCCCATGATGTTTTCGCTCAGCATGTTCAACGTCATCACGGACAGCATGCTCACCAAGAGCGTACCGTCCTCAGACACCGGTAAGGCCACCCTCTTCCTCTACTCTCACTGAGAAAGTcatcaaaagaaacaaaacatgagTGGTAATCTTGGTTCTTGTGCACAGGCACCATGCTGGGACTCTGTTCTTCTGTCCAGTCGCTGCTGCGCACAGTCGGACCGACAATTGGGGGCTTCTTGTATGTGAACTTCGGCCTTCCCTCCATCGGAACCGTTCAGTTTGTGATGAATGCCGCCGTGTTCACCTACCTGCTGCGGCGCCACCTAAAAAACACAGACGAGCAAAAGGAATGACATCAGGCCGATGGTCCCCGTCCTCACTCGGTGATGGGGGACATGTAAATCACCGTtgtgcagcaggaacagcaaCGATCTGGAGGTTCAGGCCTGAGCACCAGCAGGAAGCACATCCTGTTTAATCAGGTGACACTCCTGGGATCCAGGTTCCCATCACGCCTGCCCGAGTTTACAGTCTGCAGCCACGATGTGGGAATACAGAACAGATTAGCACCACTACTACCTGAACAATCaacctttatttttgtacattaaTTATTAAAACCAGTGTTGGAATTTTATGTGCTCATTCAGAGTTAGACGTGATAGAAAACTCACAATTAAACCTAATGTCATTCATCTTAACAGAGACGCCTGATCTTTAAGTAAAATAGTGACAGGTGTGGCAGACGCGGGTAGAAGTGGCAGATTCTCAAAGTGTTCCAGGAGAAGTTAACGATAGCTAGCTTCCTTTGGCTGATGTGAGGTTCTACGGACAGACAGTTGCCTTGTTTGGTCAATTTTAGTTaatgatgagaaaaaaaattggAAGCTGCATACAAATGCTGCTAGAACCACAGAAATGAGCCCGCTACAGCAGTTTTTGGGTCGCAACAACAGAAAGCAGGCAGTTAAGTCAAAATGACGCAGTGTTGTGTCTTTAAACGTAATTATTTTCCCTTTTAACGCGTAAATATGGtttcaaataaaacagcaaaacccCATTAAATTAGAAACACAAACGACGTAGAGCGTTGCCTTTATTTATCTAGTTTTTCTCCTCTGTCGCCTCAGCCGAGTGCAGCTTGTGGAGGTGATGTCACGCACGCTGCAGCAGGTGTTGTCATTGTTCCTGCAGACAAATATCACGTCCAGCAGATAAATATTATCTTCTCCGAACAGCAGGAGGTCAGGGTGTTATTGTCGACCCACAGTCTGTCACCGAGTCTGTCACGCAGCTGCGCCGCGGAGGGCCCGTTTTCCCCCGGTTTGTCGGGAGGATATTTTTAGAACCTCTCAGTAGAGCCTGTTGGGACAGGCTGCACCTTTAATGTGATCAGACGTCTCAGTCCCAATCCCATCATCTCGGCCCGGCCGGGAGCCGGACTCGCCAAACTCCAAGTTCCTTGTAATAAGCAGAGTTCTGCATCTGTCACACTCCAAGGAGCTCTAGGTGGAGCTGAAGGGTGTCACTGTACCCGTGGGCCCAGCGGGGGGGGCGGCCtggaccactggagggggtgcCTTGTTACACCTGTCCCTTTGAGTCCGGGTGGGTGGGACAATGCTGCTGTTAACACTCCTGACGGGGACCTTTGGGTCCTCTGAAAGTTTAATGTGACTCTGCGAGCGACCTGCTCTCACCGAGGTCAGAGATGAGCGCGCTCGGGCAGCCGTCCAAGGCCGCCCTGTGTCGGCGAACTGGAAACAAAACGCCAGACCCAGGGGGGCCCCGTCAGTTCCTGGACTTGTTTTGTTCCCCGTGGCATTGATAATGAGGCATCAGTCCTCACATGCACAGAGAGTCGAGGCTCACTGTCCCGGCGAATAACAGCACAGGCTACCTTTCTGATTTGAGGCGGAGGAGGGGGTCGGTCTGAGGATCCTCGGGTCTAAATGTTTTATAACGCTGCTTCTGTATCTCCTGCGGTGATGCGCCGCACAAAGTTCTGCTCAGGGTGCTTCTTTTTAAACCCAGCGAGAGAGAAAGCCCAAATAGCCTCATCTATATTCTAGATAAACAGATTGATAAACAGCTGGCCATGAGAAGCGTGCTCACATTTACAGTATACGCAGACAATATGTGATAGATAGTGTTGAACATGTAAGCAGAGCTCCAGGATCATTGAGAAGCTAAAGTAAATCTGGCAGATCTCTAATCCGCTggattcctgctgctgtttcataTTAAAACTGAGTGTTTGTAAGTTTCAGACCCGGGAGGTGTTAGAACTCAGCGTTTCCGCCCAGGAAACCAAACAAACCCCCTCGTCTCCATGTCTAGCGGAGCT is drawn from Takifugu flavidus isolate HTHZ2018 chromosome 2, ASM371156v2, whole genome shotgun sequence and contains these coding sequences:
- the slc22a18 gene encoding solute carrier family 22 member 18 isoform X2, which codes for MNRKVQLSEETSSQNNTVDKRNRGKIIQVVYIIAALDITWMFLQFSITPYLAKKLGFDTLWFGYLQTMVGFCQLFGGPLFGRFGDLFGARTALSVACSSSVVFFLLLAAANHPAMLFIHKLPTLLMHIIPTSQMVVTDLSEPDKRADALSKLGLCFGVGMIAGSTLGGHLNTRYGEKITACVGAAGSFFSLLLVLKFIPKNTKVHASTAPANGSNKKTSIFSVDQITRLMKFPGVARTFIVKIAVSLPSGIFQVMFSIIALEFFKLQPEENGYLMAFFGIVQMVIQGGVIGRMTARFSESSLLLLSVGVSALVGLGQANMQTVFQLCLTIIPMMFSLSMFNVITDSMLTKSVPSSDTGTMLGLCSSVQSLLRTVGPTIGGFLYVNFGLPSIGTVQFVMNAAVFTYLLRRHLKNTDEQKE
- the slc22a18 gene encoding solute carrier family 22 member 18 isoform X1; its protein translation is MNRKVQLSEETSSQNNTVDKRNRGKIIQVVYIIAALDITWMFLQFSITPYLAKKLGFDTLWFGYLQTMVGFCQLFGGPLFGRFGDLFGARTALSVACSSSVVFFLLLAAANHPAMLFIHKLPTLLMHIIPTSQMVVTDLSEPDKRADALSKLGLCFGVGMIAGSTLGGHLNTRYGEKITACVGAAGSFFSLLLVLKFIPKNTKVHASTAPANAGSNKKTSIFSVDQITRLMKFPGVARTFIVKIAVSLPSGIFQVMFSIIALEFFKLQPEENGYLMAFFGIVQMVIQGGVIGRMTARFSESSLLLLSVGVSALVGLGQANMQTVFQLCLTIIPMMFSLSMFNVITDSMLTKSVPSSDTGTMLGLCSSVQSLLRTVGPTIGGFLYVNFGLPSIGTVQFVMNAAVFTYLLRRHLKNTDEQKE